CTCCTCCCTGTGCCGTGCCCCCAGGAGTGCCGATGGAGCAAGACTGGTGCCGGGTGCACAGGGCACATGTGGCACATGTGTGTACCCACagcacagaacacatgtgcacatagaGCACACAGCACATGTGTATACAGATAACACATAGCACATGTGTGTATGCACATCATAAAACATATGCACACAGAACACTGCACATGAGGGTATAGAGAGCACAGGACACGTGTGTACCCAGAGCACAGGGCACacagaacacatgtgtacacagagctCAGAGCACATAGAACATGTGTGTACTCAGAGCACACAACACGTGTGTACACGGAGCTCAGAGCACATATAATACATGTGTGTCCAGAGCACAGACGTGTATCTCTAGAGCTCGGCACACAGAACACGTGTACACAGAGCACAGAGAGCATGTGTGCCCGAGCTCAGGGCACGCATGCGCACGGCAGCAGCAGCGTTTCCTGGAGGTGCTGCGAGTGACCCGGGGAGACAGCAGGGGtagcggggtggggggagctaaTCTCACCTGAGGGGAGACAGCGGGGGtagcggggtggggggagctaaTCTCACCTGAGGGGAGACAGCGGGGGtagcggggtggggggagctaaTCTCACCTGAGGGGAGACAGCGGGGGtagcggggtggggggagctaaTCTCACCTGAGGGGAGACAGCGGGGGtagcggggtggggggagctaaTCTCACCTGAGGGGAGACAGCGGGGtagcggggtggggggagctaaTCTCACCTGAGGGGAGACAGCGAGGGtagcggggtggggggagctaaTCTCACCTGAGGGGCAGGGGGGtagcggggtggggggagctaaTCTCACCTGAGGGGCGACAGCAGGGGTAGCAGGGTGGGGGGAGCTAATCTCACCTGAGGGGAGACAGCAGGGGTAGCAGGGTGGGGGGAGCTAATCTCACCTGATGGCCCTGGGGCCCCGGGTTGCGGGCCCGCCCTCCCCCTCCTCGCCCACGTGTCCCGTGCCTGCCATCCCACCATGTGCCATGAGGTCTGTGCCTGGCTCCCGACCCCACGCGGGGCCCCACGGGAATGCAGATTCCTGAGCAGAGTGGGGTGGCCAGGGGGCCTAGGCAGGGGCAGCCTGTGCGCTGACAGGGAGGGGGCTGCGGGCGGGTCCCTCTCACCACCGCCCTCACCGTGATCCTCCCCACAGCTTCCGAGGGAAGGGCCGCCCACCCCCCGCAAGTGCGCACGGAAAGCATATGCGTGTGCACAGACAGGCACGCAGCACACGTGTCCACACGGCAGTGAGCTTGTGGGGAGCCTCTGCACAGAACATGGCTGCCAGCAGGGGGCAGCAGAGCCCCGCCCAGGCTGTTCCTGGGGCGTGTGGGAACGGAGGGGACACCCACCAGGCGACACTGTCCCCCGCCGGTGGCCGCGGGCCTCCCAAGGGGGGACAGCTACTTGTTTATCCAGGCACTTTCACCATCAGCCCCATCACAGGGGcccccagcctcagtttcccccttgGAGGCAGGAAGGGTGGTGGCATCATGTAAGGGCCGGGTGGCCTAGCGGGCGGTGAGACCAGGCTCACTGGGACGTGCCCCCGCCGCCTCCCCTCTGCCACCAAGGGTGTGGCACCCTGGCCACGGGCAGCCCCGGCAATGGCTGTCAGGCTCCTCACTCCCAGCCCCGGGTGGCGGGCACGTGCGGGCACAGGGACGGAGGGAGCCTTCCCCCGGGAGGCCCACCCAGAACCTTCCAGAGAGGGTGTCTGTGAGGCTCCTTTCGTGCAAGTGCATGGACGGGGTCTGAGGGCGACGTGCTCAGCAGGCAGGCTGATGTCTCTTTCCCGGTGCTGTGAGTGAACCCTGCCGCGAATCGCAGTGGTCTCCGGTTCCGGGGGCCCGAAGCCTCTGGAGGGAgaaccgtgcaggtggggagagcccccctcccgccccctccccagccctgggcgcCACAGGGGCCGTGAAGCCGCCCTGGAGTGGTGTCCAAGAACCAGCATCAGAACCCAGGGCTAAATATTCAAAcccagactgggggggggggtgtcactgggGGCTCCTGCGCCTCTCCGTGTGCGACTGGGTCCCACAGCTctgctgctgtggtctctccctctctgcttttttttttttcctctaaagttcttttttatttttaaatatcttttttaaaaaggttcttTGGAATATGGCTATTAAATTagattgtacagagacagagaggggaggaggctaGAGAAGCTTCCCGCAGgtggggttggggacttgaaccctggtccttgcacatggtgacatacgtgctcaaccaggtgcgctgctgCCCCGCTGGGGAAGTTTTCTTTACCTTCTTTTAATGGGGTAAAATCTTTCAATCaatttttattgcctttatttattggatagagacagccagaaattgagaggaaggggagacagagagggagagacagagacccctgcagccctgctccaccactcacaaagctttccccctgcaggtggagagcaggagcttgaacccgggtccttgcaggtgccacccagtgagctgtctcgcTGCCGGCAGTGGGGTGGCCTCGCAGCCTGGACCGCGCCCCCGTCCGCCCCCATGCCGCGTCCCCGGCCTCGCTCCTGACTGGCCTGTCTCCACAGATGCGGTGTCCGCAGCCCCTGTCCCCAGGCGCCCGCCTGGCACTGCTGGTTGCCGGCCTGGGCcgcctgctctgctggtgggcacTGGCGGAGCTGCTGGCCCAGCTCATGTACACGCACGCCCTGTGTGCCAGCCCCACACTGCTGGGCACCGTCTCCGCCTGGACGCTGGGTAAGGGGCACCTGGGGGGCTCACCAGCCCCTCCCCATGGCACTTGTGGGGGGGCATGTCTGCGATTTCAGCTACTCCAGGGCTCCCTTGCACTgccgctgggtgctgggtgctgggtgctcgcCCATTTCTAGGCATCGTCTGACACTGTTTATTaggaagggtgggggggggggcaggcagggtacaccgagccccagtgataaccccggagggaaCAAAAATAGATGCCAACCTTTTGTGTCTTTATATCCAGTGCCCCATCCCAGGTCCCAatcatatctttttattttattttattggtgatttaataatgactgacaagattgtaagatcacaggtgtacaactccatataggtcccaccaccagagctccatgtccctcccctccactggaagcttccctgttctttatccctctgggagcctagATCCAAATTCTttacggggagcagaaggtggaggtctggcttctgtcactgcttctccactggacatgggtgttggcaggtggatccacaccccagtgTCACCAGTCACATCTTAATCCCAGTAGCCGGCGGCCAGGCGGGCACCTCCAGGCTGGTCTTGGCCGGAAGCGCCCACAGCAGAGCCTAAGAGGCGCCTTGCGGTGGTAGATAGACCTTGGCCCAGATGCATTTTGTTATTCTGAGCATTGTTTGGTTATTgcttttctttactagtgatttaacagtcTACAAAGTTATAATGGCTGTCATTCCGCACtgctcccaccagcagagttcagtACGCCTTTCCCTCCATCGGAAACTGCAGTGGGAGGGCGGGGgtggacagcataatgcttatgcaaagagactctcatacctgaggctccaagtcccgtgaaccatagctgagcagggctctggggggaagggaggcgggggggggggggggggcggcacagctggttaagcacacacactgcgtgcacaaggacacaggttcaagcccctgcaagggaaagcttcacaagtggtgcggcagggctgcgggggtctcttgtttctctatctccccctccccctcaatttctctctgtctctatccagtaataaataaaaagaaaaagggacactgcagtgggtctcccaagctcacagatgcgggctgactattatttccacaGCCATATTCATATAGATCCGCCCCTCTCCTCCATGGCCCCGTCTTCTCTTCCCAGTCTCACCTACACCTGCCACTCcttccaaatgcccctccctttgCCTCCTCTTCCCGGGCCccgatggagttggggttcacagCCCTCTGGTCCTCTCCCCTGACGTTTCtcgccctctgggaggatggaccgagccccaggctcctgtcCGGGTGCCACTGTCCCCGTCCAGCCTCTGGCTCTGCCCAAGTCACGGCCTACGGGCTGTGGGCGCCCCGGGGACTGTGTCCCGGCAGTGGCTGCTCGGTGATGAAGGTCGCGGGTTGGGGGCGGCCTTCCGGAAGCTTCCTGGGCTGAGGGCGTCTGTCCGGCAGGTGGCCTGGCGCTGGCGCAGGTGCACTTCTTCTATGTCAAGTACCTGGTGCTCTTCGGGGTCCCGGCTCTGCTGATGCGCCTGGACGGGCTGGTGCCACCCCCCCAGCCTCGCTGCGTCAGCACCATGTTCAGCTTCTCCGGCATGTGGAGGTGAGGTGCTGGGCGTCTCCTGCTACTGGTGGCGGGACCTCCCCCTCCCGGCTGACCTCTTGGCTGCTTTGGCTTCagacacagagatggggagggcGGGCAACACAGGGCTGGAGCCTCCCCCAGCTCCCGTGGCACTCCCACGTGGCATCAGGACTCGGGGTCAGCCCCCCAGCTGGGGGAGCTGCttccagctctggcttttttttttttttttttttttaagattttattgatttattcatgagaaagataggaggagagagagaaagaaccaaacatcatctGGCACATGggcggccagggattgaacttgggacctcatgcttgagagtctgatgctttatccgctgagccacctcctggaccacagctctggctttttttaaaagattgatttattacCCGAGAGACCAGAGGCCCCTTTGCTCAAACTCAGAAGCTGGGGTCGAATCCGAAGCCTCACgcatgcaagtcctgcgctcTGCCCATTGGGGGCTCCagcctcctcaccccccccccccccgtttttccTCCCAGTGAGCTGTGTGGGCCGTGCCCGCAGGTGGCCTCACGGGGTGGGGGGACAGTTTCTGCCGCTGCCACCAACTCCCATCACCCCCGAGGGTCCCTGAGCACCGGCCTGTCCACTCCCTGTGCCCAGGGGGTCCCTGTGCTGCCCCAGCCCCACATGAGAAGCCTCCCGGGCACCAGCCTGACTGCCAGCTGCCCCCGCCGTGGCGCCCGCTCTCATGCCGCGTGTCCGTATTCTCACAGGTACTTCGACGTGGGTCTCCATGAGTTCCTGATCAGGTAGGCGCCACTCACTCGGGTGCTGGGGGTGGCGGGCTCAGGGACAGAGCTCGCTGAGGGCAGCTGCGGTGAGGGTGGCGTCACAGCAGGACCATGCCTGGCCACAGAGCAGGTGACAAGAGGGCACACCCGGCCTGGCTGACAGCTGACAGCATGGCTCTGGGTGTGGGGGCCTATGCCACATCACAGGGACAGTGGGGCCTCCCAGGCGGGTCCCTCTGACACTCCAGGTGACTTCTCCTCCTTTTTGTTCTGCccccagggctatcgctggggccgacactatgaatccactgctcctggaggccgtttttcccattattggacaggacagagagaaatggagagaggaggggacacagagagggggagagaaagacagatacctgcagacctgcgtcaccaccgctcatgaagcttcccccctgcaggtggggagccgggggctcgaaccaggatccttacgccggtccttgagctttgtactatgttcgcttaaccaggtgtgctaccgcccagcccttcaTTACTCAAGATCAAATTTCACCACTACCAGGAACTCCTCAATTGAAATGCCAAGAACCCTCTGGGTTCAGGGAATTGATGGGGACTATTCTCTTTCCAGCCCTGAGTCATGACGCCGGCTGACCTCCACGTGTCCCGGCAGCTCTGCCCCGGGGACAGTGGCTGCATTTTTATCCCAAATTCAAACAAATCGTAATTTACTCACAGGGCCGtctctggggcccagtgcctgcgcCACGGCTGTTATGTCCTGGacagcttttttttccttcttttttttttctttttcttttttgataaagcgtgggggagggaaaagagacagggcagtggcgcacctggttaagcactcacactacggcgcacaaggacccagattccagcccccggtccccacctgcaggggggaagcagggcggcaggggtctctgtctctctgtctctctccgataATAATGCATgttgaaggaaagagagaccaggGACGCCTGCAGCCAGAACCCTGCTCCCCTCCTGGCTCCAAGGGCTCTACTCTGTCTGCATCTGCAGGAGGGCGGTGTTGCCATGGCTACAGGGCAGGTGGCTGGGCTGCACAGTGCTCCTGGTGCTGGAATTTTCCCTGACTGAATTTTCCCCGGCCCTTTGCCGGCTTCCTCTGTGGCGCCGCCTCCCTCCTCAGGGGCCCAAAGAGGCCTAGCCTGAGCCAGTACCTGGTGGCGGGCTGAGGGGCTGCAGCAGATCCTCACATGGACAGACAGGCTGGGGACAGACACCCCTGCGCTAGACACAGCCCAGCTGGTCCCCGAGCCCCTGTGTTTACAGGGTGCTGGGCGTAGAGGGACCTGGAGACACTCAGGCTTCAGGGGCCCCTGAGGGTGTGGCTTGTCCAGGGCTAGGGGTCGGTGTGTGGATGGGGGTCTCTGTGTGGATGGGGGtctgtgtggatggggtctgtgtggatggggtctctgtgtggatggggtctctgtgtggatggggtctgtgtggatggggtctgtGTGTGGATGGGGGTCTGTGTGTGGATGGGGTCTCTGTGTGGATCGGGTCTGTGTGGATGGGGTCTCTGTGTGGATGGGGATCTGTGTGGATGGGGTCTCTGTGTGGATGGGGTCTCTGTGTGGATGGGGTCTCTGTGTGGATGGGGGTCtctgtgtggatggggtctgtGTGTGGTCTGGTGCCATCACAGGCCTCGCTGCGGCTGGACTCCTGTTTCGAGGTCTCCTGGCAGCAGCGCAGCCCCAGATTCAGCCTCTTGTCCTTTCCGAGAGTCGCCGGGATGCTGGGGCCAGTTCCCACCAGCCAGCAGCATCCCCCCACCTTGGGCTCCCAGCCACCCTGAGCCATGTGTGTCCAGCCTGCCCCCTCTCCCTGGAGGTCGGTGGTCTCGGTGTCCCCTCCCCGTGGTCACTGAGCAGCGGAGCCCACGGAGTCCTCAGGCCGGCCGCAGGAGGGCCGCTGTGGCTCTGCGCTGGGCCCAGGGCTCCGAGCCGTCAGACTCCCGGCCGCCTGGTCCCTGCCCACCGTGTCCCGTGCCCAGCGCTCGCCGCCCAGCCGCTCTCTCCCCCTCCAGGTACGTGTACGTGCCCGCGGGCGGCTCCCGGCACGGGCCCCTGGGGACGCTGCTGTCCACGGCTCTGACTTTCTCCTTCGTGAGCTTCTGGCACGGCGGCCAGGACGACCTGTGGTGCTGGGCCGCCCTCAACTGGCTGGGGCTGTCGGCCGAGAGCGGCGCGCGCTGGCTGGCGGGGACCCCGCGTGTGCGCCGGGGCCTGGTGAGTGGGcgcggggggcggcggggggaCGGGCCCACCGAGTCCTCGAGCACCAGCCAGACCTTAGACGCCAGCAGCCGGGAGGCGGGCGGCCATCTGTCACCGGGACCCTTGCCGGCCTCCCCTGCAGTCCCGCGAGTCTCTCTCCTTCACGGCTTTCTGTCCACAAGCCGCACCTGTCTGCTCACCTGCAGCTTGGTGAGTCTGAAGAGACTCTGGTCGGGTTTCCAGGTGAGGAGCGAACTCGGCTGCTGCTGCCCCCACACCACGCCCCCGGAAGGCCTTCTGCCTTCCTCTTCGATGTTAAAATAGCgctttttcccagagccctgctcagctctggctgatgctggtgctggggattgaacctaggacctaggacctcggagcctcaggtgggagtctttggcagaactactgtgctgtctccccagccattattgttattgttgttatttccccagagccctgctcagctctagccaaTGGTGGTGCTGGCGGTCGAACCTGggacgtcagagcctcaggcaggagagtctgtttgcaggacccctgtgctgtctccccgccCTCAGGATATTTGTTTCTTAGTGAGAGGGCACACCCAAGTGGCACCCTGGCACCCACGGCACCGGGGCtccccctcagcaccccaggctgtGCCCAGTGCTGTCCCGCTGGCCGCCCGGACGTCCGCATGTGGCCACGCCACCTTCGCTGAAGCCTCGGGTCGGTGGCGAGGCCACGAGTCAGTGTCTTGTGCTTGGCACCGAGGCTTCGTCACCCCAGGTCGACTTTCCCAGgtagacggacagacagacacagccccggaggtggctcagtgggtgaaGCACTGGACTTAAGTGTGGGGTCATGGGGCCTGTTTGTCTGGCTCCGCTCCTAACAGGCCGCCCggccctcctggccctcctccgCCTCCCTGTGCGCTTGGAGCCTTGCGTGTGCGGTCACAGCCTGCTCCTCAGCCCGCACTGTGGTTTTTACTGGGACGAGGATGGCGTGGGAGTGTAGCTCAGCTGGGCGCAGTCGGCCTGCTTGTCACTTCTAGTGTCCCCCAGGGATTTGTCTATTTCAGCTTTGACTCAAGTGGTTGTCTGGCTggcggtggtgcgggggattgaacctgggacctcagagcctccggcaGGGGAGTCTCTGCAgagcccctgtgctgtctcccccgcaCCACCTCTTCATTCATTCTCTGAGTTTTTGGGTTTATTGCTGTGGCATAGGAAAGGTGTTGGGTCTTTGTTGTTTTGAGTTGGCGACTTTGCGTCAATGTCAtctaagtcttttattttacttcgTTGATTTAATCtgttagaacagagaaatcgagaggtagagaagggcagcgacacctgcagccctgcttcaccactcgtgaagctttccccctgcagtgggggagcgggggcttgaacccaggtccttgtgcgcggTGAtacgtgcacttagccaggtgcaccacctcccggtccCCTCACGGAAGTCTTCCCTCAGCACTGTCACTTGCCGCGTGTCTCTGGCGTCTCTGCTCGCCCCGACACCTCGCCGCTGGGCCTCTGCCCTCCCGCTTCCTGGTGCAGTTCGGCGCCTCACTGCTGTGCCGGGCCCGGGCAGCTTTGACGTCAGGGTAGAGAATGGTCTTGGCAGAGCGGGCAGGACGCCAGCACCCACTCTGCCTAAGGGTGGTGTCTCCTGCAAACACTTGGTTTTGAATTCCAGGGCTTTCTGACATCCTTAGTCTTCAGTCACCGTGGGCCAGGTGTCCTCAGCTGAGAGCACCTTTTAATCAGCCCTTGAATCGATTCAGTTGCTATTCAACTTACACGTTTAAAGCATTTACATCTAATTCATAGGAGGAGGAGCTGCTCctggctttcttttaaaaaattttattagtgatttaataatggttaacaagagagTGTGGTCacggggacaactccacacagctcccaccaccagagtcccctgtcccgtcccctccattggaagcttccctgttctttatccctctgggagcctggacacagggtcattatggggagcagaaggcagggttatggcttctgtcattgcttctccgctggacatgggtgttggcaggtggacccacacccccagcctgtgtctgtctgtcctagtggggcagggctctggggaggggaggctccaggacacatgggtgagaccatctgcccaggaaggtcagggTGGCAtcctggcagcatctgcaacttggtggctgaaaggcagtaagatataaagcaggataaattgcttaataatcaggaacccaaaggtgggAACAGAGCCGATGGAATGAAGGGTCTtggtgtgagaagaagctaggaagcctattttaggtatattcttttttaaaaatttttattatcttcatttattaattagatagacagccagaaatcaagagcacagggggtaatagagagggagagagacagagagacacctgcagtaatgcttcaccacttgcaaagcttcccccatacAAGTGGagagaccggggacttgaacctgggtctttgcgcactgtaccGGCCCCttgttttaggtgtattccaaggggccctaaCCTCGtcatttctgcctgagcctgacagctaacatgcaggtgggctgaaaggaTTGTCTGGGGACACGGTGTCGGAGTTGAGGTTCCTGCGGGGACGCTCCCAGGCCTACCACCCCCGACCCCTCAGGGCCGCACAGTCCCCTGTCCTTGCTCAGTGCCCCTCCCCGTGCACAGAGCTCTTGCCAGCACTCCAGT
The sequence above is a segment of the Erinaceus europaeus chromosome 19, mEriEur2.1, whole genome shotgun sequence genome. Coding sequences within it:
- the HHAT gene encoding protein-cysteine N-palmitoyltransferase HHAT isoform X2, with the protein product MGPGRPAAVLPRWELALYLLVSLGFHFYSFFRVYRDSREYEELLDEEFGLEPGSLLPGLKKDPTDFEWSFWMEWGRRRLGWLLLGHAALSQVSTLLAKQHRPWVLTAYGVWACWRALDTPGLALALLHVAVCLGIAQLRSPLLSWLCALLLLCSLRLDTAVDGKGGWPDGPQSERDLLRFSLTVRCLFCTAASLERGLCGAPLPWVLAYLFYYPTFHNGPVLSFPRFCAQMRCPQPLSPGARLALLVAGLGRLLCWWALAELLAQLMYTHALCASPTLLGTVSAWTLGGLALAQVHFFYVKYLVLFGVPALLMRLDGLVPPPQPRCVSTMFSFSGMWRYFDVGLHEFLIRAIAGADTMNPLLLEAVFPIIGQDREKWREEGTQRGGEKDRYLQTCVTTAHEASPLQVGSRGLEPGSLRRSLSFVLCSLNQVCYRPALHYSRSNFTTTRNSSIEMPRTLWVQGIDGDYSLSSPES